From Bacillus sp. FSL K6-3431, the proteins below share one genomic window:
- a CDS encoding ABC-2 transporter permease → MKQLILKDLYTQKRMGYFFPIFITFMMFISLSFVVGIGNFFLIAATYAAIWLSVYSNFGVVSIDLLQKRLVTSLPVTRKNIVQAKYLAALVWWGISFLFFGFIYLIIEISTSADLGLPSWQSILLSFAALYIAISIFYPLYFAYGYQIAALITVIITMSGFFSIGYLSAFFDGLENSLTISKLIIIIISILVVTLSYIGSVRVFEKKDL, encoded by the coding sequence ATGAAGCAGTTGATCCTCAAAGATCTATATACACAAAAGCGTATGGGCTACTTTTTTCCAATTTTCATTACATTCATGATGTTTATAAGCCTTAGTTTTGTTGTCGGCATTGGCAACTTTTTCTTAATAGCAGCGACATACGCTGCGATCTGGCTATCTGTCTATTCCAATTTTGGCGTCGTATCTATAGATTTATTACAGAAAAGATTGGTCACGAGCCTCCCTGTTACTAGAAAAAATATCGTGCAAGCAAAGTACTTAGCTGCTCTCGTATGGTGGGGGATTAGTTTTCTATTTTTTGGATTCATTTATCTGATCATAGAGATCTCCACTTCTGCAGATTTAGGCCTACCAAGTTGGCAAAGTATCTTACTTTCTTTTGCTGCCTTATATATTGCTATTTCCATTTTTTATCCGCTCTATTTTGCGTATGGTTATCAAATTGCTGCGCTTATCACCGTTATAATCACAATGAGTGGTTTTTTTAGTATAGGTTACCTATCTGCATTTTTTGATGGGCTCGAAAACAGTCTTACTATATCGAAGTTAATTATTATTATCATAAGTATTTTAGTAGTAACACTTTCTTATATTGGATCTGTCAGAGTCTTTGAGAAAAAAGATTTGTAA
- a CDS encoding ABC transporter ATP-binding protein, translating to MENIIEVKRISKTLKDFQLKNISFALKKGYIMGLIGPNGAGKSTLIRCLMDLMKINTGEINLFGMTHAENTKEMKQRIGFVYDESYFYEDLTLEKNKRIIAPFYRDWDEQAFYDYIEKFNLPLKKKVKHLSKGMKMKFAIAIALSHHPDLIILDEPTSGLDPVFRRELLDILQDIIQDENKSVFFSTHITTDLEQIADYITFIHAGELIFSKETDAILEDYKLMRGPRELVDRINTLNIVGMKQTDIGFEALMKDFKKVDVELMENLVLLQPTLEDIMYYTVKGRSL from the coding sequence TTGGAAAATATCATCGAAGTAAAAAGGATCTCGAAGACATTAAAAGACTTTCAACTAAAAAATATCTCATTCGCTTTAAAAAAAGGGTATATCATGGGTTTAATTGGACCAAACGGGGCTGGGAAAAGTACGCTCATTCGCTGTTTGATGGATTTAATGAAGATTAACACTGGAGAAATTAATTTATTTGGCATGACACACGCTGAAAACACTAAAGAAATGAAGCAAAGAATTGGCTTTGTTTATGACGAAAGTTATTTTTATGAAGATCTTACATTAGAAAAAAATAAGCGCATTATTGCTCCGTTTTATCGCGATTGGGATGAGCAAGCTTTTTATGATTATATTGAAAAATTCAATTTACCGCTGAAAAAGAAAGTAAAGCATTTATCCAAAGGGATGAAAATGAAATTCGCGATTGCAATTGCCCTATCACATCATCCAGATTTAATTATTTTAGATGAACCGACATCAGGTCTTGATCCTGTTTTCCGTAGGGAATTACTCGATATTTTACAAGATATTATCCAAGATGAAAATAAATCAGTTTTCTTTTCCACACATATTACAACGGACTTAGAGCAAATTGCAGATTATATTACGTTTATTCACGCTGGGGAATTGATCTTTAGCAAGGAAACAGATGCGATTTTAGAAGATTACAAGCTTATGAGAGGACCACGAGAGTTAGTCGATCGCATTAACACATTAAACATTGTCGGGATGAAACAAACAGATATTGGCTTTGAGGCACTCATGAAGGATTTTAAAAAAGTTGATGTTGAGCTAATGGAAAATCTAGTGTTGCTACAACCTACCTTGGAAGACATCATGTATTACACAGTGAAAGGAAGGTCCTTATGA